In Variovorax paradoxus, a single genomic region encodes these proteins:
- a CDS encoding cell envelope biogenesis protein TolA, with product MSKILAVMIAGLFAAGAYAQNPAGTTPEQGNATNSKSQQRAEAKKAAKPAGQVKAAAGDEVKTPEGGAIGADKAAASGEKRASTRDQRRRNKDGSVKRKSTQGGTPDMAGAK from the coding sequence ATGAGCAAAATTCTCGCAGTCATGATCGCTGGCCTGTTTGCCGCTGGCGCCTACGCCCAAAACCCGGCTGGCACCACGCCCGAACAAGGGAACGCCACGAACAGCAAGTCGCAGCAACGTGCCGAAGCCAAGAAGGCTGCCAAGCCCGCTGGCCAAGTGAAGGCTGCCGCTGGCGACGAAGTCAAGACGCCCGAAGGCGGCGCCATCGGTGCCGACAAGGCTGCTGCTTCCGGCGAAAAGCGCGCCAGCACCCGCGACCAACGTCGTCGCAACAAGGACGGCAGCGTGAAGCGCAAGTCGACCCAAGGCGGCACGCCTGACATGGCAGGCGCCAAGTAA
- a CDS encoding superoxide dismutase: MEHVLPPLPYALDALAPEYSKETLEYHYGKHHNAYVVNLNNLQKGTEFEAMTLEEIVKKSSGGIYNNAAQIWNHTFFWNCMKPQGGGAPSGALAKAIEAKWGSYDAFKEAFVKSAVGNFGSGWTWLVKKADGSVDIVNTGAAGTPLTTADTALLTVDVWEHAYYIDYRNLRPKFVETFLAKLANWDFAAKNFG; the protein is encoded by the coding sequence ATGGAACATGTGCTCCCACCCCTGCCGTACGCACTCGACGCACTGGCACCCGAGTATTCGAAGGAAACCCTCGAGTACCACTACGGCAAGCACCACAACGCCTACGTGGTGAACCTCAACAACCTGCAAAAGGGCACCGAATTCGAAGCGATGACGCTCGAAGAGATCGTCAAGAAGTCCAGCGGCGGCATCTACAACAACGCCGCCCAGATCTGGAACCACACCTTCTTCTGGAACTGCATGAAGCCGCAAGGCGGCGGTGCTCCCAGCGGCGCGCTGGCCAAGGCCATCGAAGCCAAGTGGGGCAGCTACGACGCTTTCAAGGAAGCTTTCGTGAAGTCGGCCGTGGGTAACTTCGGCTCGGGCTGGACCTGGCTGGTGAAGAAGGCCGACGGCTCTGTGGACATCGTGAACACCGGCGCCGCCGGCACGCCGCTGACCACTGCCGACACCGCGCTGCTGACCGTGGACGTCTGGGAACACGCCTACTACATCGACTACCGCAACCTGCGCCCGAAGTTCGTCGAGACCTTCCTGGCCAAGCTGGCCAACTGGGATTTCGCGGCCAAGAACTTCGGCTGA
- the cls gene encoding cardiolipin synthase — MILPELSHEWKTGLSLAWSGYIAVLSVWIVMQKRAPVSTMSWILSLALLPFAGFVVYYFLGPQRLRKQRLKRLRSRAGASAQADVARLRDAAQNAPPALQQMARLGMATCGLPVSSALGVELLSGGARTFDAIFDAVRAARDHIHLEYYIFEPDRIGTALRDLLVERAKEGVTVRLLIDALGSKRIGRKFMAPLHEAGVQVALFHDTKIGRRLRPVTNYRTHRKIVVCDGRVGFTGGVNITDEEDKRTNPDAYHDVHLRIEGSAVRWLQTTFLEDWTYATGEDPRGMDAGLDAMLPLLEAGSIPVQIVTSGPDNALEAIHRMHVEAIHSATHRAWLTTPYFVPGEPALMALTSAALRGVDVRLLVPRRSDSAIVSAAARSYFDELIAAGVKVWEYRARMLHSKTLVVDDHCAMIGTANFDNRSFRLNFEVCAVVYGPALAGPLAAQFETDLHSSGAVRANRRQSFWRRLGDAIARLFSPLL; from the coding sequence TTGATCCTCCCCGAACTCAGCCACGAATGGAAAACCGGCCTCTCCCTGGCGTGGAGCGGCTACATCGCCGTGCTGTCGGTCTGGATCGTGATGCAGAAGCGCGCGCCGGTGTCCACCATGAGCTGGATCCTGTCGCTGGCGCTGCTGCCGTTCGCGGGCTTCGTCGTCTACTACTTCCTCGGGCCGCAGCGCCTGCGCAAGCAGCGGCTCAAGCGGCTGCGCAGCCGCGCCGGCGCCTCCGCCCAGGCCGACGTGGCCCGGCTGCGCGACGCGGCGCAGAACGCGCCGCCGGCCCTGCAGCAGATGGCGAGGCTGGGCATGGCCACCTGCGGCCTGCCGGTGTCGAGCGCGCTCGGCGTCGAGCTGCTCTCGGGCGGGGCGCGCACCTTCGATGCGATCTTCGATGCCGTGCGCGCGGCGCGGGATCACATCCACCTCGAGTACTACATCTTCGAGCCCGACAGGATCGGCACCGCGCTTCGCGACCTGCTTGTCGAACGCGCGAAGGAGGGCGTCACGGTACGCCTGCTGATCGATGCACTCGGCTCCAAGCGTATCGGCCGCAAGTTCATGGCGCCGCTGCACGAGGCCGGCGTGCAGGTGGCGCTGTTCCACGACACCAAGATCGGCCGCCGCCTGCGCCCGGTGACCAACTACCGCACCCACCGCAAGATCGTGGTGTGCGATGGGCGCGTCGGCTTCACGGGCGGCGTGAACATCACCGACGAGGAAGACAAGCGCACCAACCCCGACGCCTACCACGACGTGCACCTGCGCATCGAAGGCAGCGCGGTGCGCTGGCTGCAGACCACCTTTCTCGAGGATTGGACCTACGCCACCGGCGAAGACCCGCGCGGCATGGACGCCGGCCTCGATGCGATGCTCCCGCTGCTCGAGGCGGGCAGCATCCCGGTGCAGATCGTCACCAGCGGCCCCGACAACGCGCTCGAAGCCATCCACCGCATGCACGTGGAAGCCATCCATTCGGCCACGCACCGGGCCTGGCTGACCACGCCGTACTTCGTGCCCGGCGAGCCCGCGCTCATGGCGCTCACCAGCGCCGCACTGCGCGGCGTCGATGTGCGCCTGCTGGTGCCGCGCCGCAGCGACTCGGCCATCGTGAGCGCCGCCGCGCGCTCGTATTTCGACGAGCTGATCGCCGCCGGCGTGAAGGTGTGGGAATACAGGGCCCGCATGCTGCACTCCAAGACCTTGGTGGTCGACGACCATTGCGCGATGATCGGCACCGCGAATTTCGACAACCGCAGCTTCCGGCTCAACTTCGAGGTCTGCGCCGTGGTCTATGGTCCGGCGCTGGCCGGCCCGCTGGCGGCGCAGTTCGAGACGGACCTGCACAGTTCCGGCGCGGTGCGCGCCAATCGGCGCCAGAGTTTCTGGCGCCGTCTCGGCGATGCGATCGCGCGCCTGTTTTCACCCTTGCTCTGA
- the clpS gene encoding ATP-dependent Clp protease adapter ClpS yields the protein MATRIPKTPTTPPAQKPAGDDGDSVVLERRPQKTAPPQMYQVVMLNDDYTPMEFVIVVLQEYFSKDRETATQIMLKIHLDGRGVCGVYSRDMAATKVNQVMEAAQQAGHPLQCVSEPVA from the coding sequence ATGGCAACGAGAATTCCCAAGACTCCCACCACCCCGCCGGCCCAGAAACCGGCCGGGGATGACGGAGATTCGGTCGTCCTGGAGCGCCGGCCGCAGAAAACTGCGCCGCCCCAGATGTACCAGGTAGTGATGCTGAACGACGACTACACCCCCATGGAGTTCGTGATCGTCGTGCTGCAGGAGTACTTCAGCAAGGATCGCGAAACCGCGACCCAGATCATGCTCAAGATCCACCTCGATGGCCGCGGCGTCTGTGGGGTCTATTCCCGCGACATGGCGGCCACCAAGGTCAACCAGGTGATGGAAGCAGCCCAGCAGGCAGGGCATCCGCTGCAATGCGTCAGCGAACCTGTTGCGTGA
- a CDS encoding alpha/beta hydrolase, giving the protein MKRLLQFGLACLLALVLFPAMAQPDVRRLADLPYGPDAAQRMDVYLPPDAHGAPVLVMVHGGAWMFGKKDAASVIDLKVDHWVRAQGFILVSVGYRFVPQVDVMQQAQDVARALAAVQAGAASWGADAGRIVLMGHSAGAHLVALLSASPDIARQQGARPWLGAIALDSAALDTAALMQRRHLPFYDRVFGSDPAFWRSVSPTDALAPGAPPMLLVCSTQRRDGSCAQADQFAARVTGTGGRAQVVPEDLSHAQINAELGLPGAYTSAVDAFIASVDRRTR; this is encoded by the coding sequence ATGAAGCGCCTTCTGCAATTCGGCCTCGCGTGCCTGCTGGCGTTGGTGCTTTTTCCCGCGATGGCGCAGCCGGACGTGCGCCGGCTTGCCGACCTGCCCTACGGCCCCGATGCGGCGCAGCGCATGGACGTCTACCTGCCGCCCGATGCTCACGGCGCGCCGGTGCTGGTGATGGTCCACGGCGGCGCCTGGATGTTCGGCAAGAAGGACGCCGCCTCGGTGATCGACCTCAAGGTCGATCACTGGGTGCGTGCACAGGGCTTCATCCTGGTGTCGGTGGGCTACCGTTTCGTGCCTCAAGTCGATGTGATGCAGCAGGCGCAGGACGTGGCGCGTGCGCTGGCCGCGGTCCAGGCCGGCGCGGCGTCATGGGGCGCGGACGCGGGCCGGATCGTGCTCATGGGGCATTCGGCGGGCGCGCACCTGGTCGCGCTGCTGAGCGCCTCGCCCGACATCGCACGGCAGCAAGGCGCCCGGCCATGGCTGGGTGCGATCGCGCTCGACAGCGCCGCGCTCGATACCGCGGCGCTGATGCAGCGGCGCCACCTGCCCTTCTACGACCGCGTGTTCGGCAGCGACCCGGCGTTCTGGCGCAGCGTGTCGCCGACCGATGCGCTGGCACCCGGCGCGCCGCCGATGCTGCTGGTGTGCTCGACGCAGCGTCGCGACGGTTCGTGCGCGCAGGCCGATCAATTCGCAGCCCGCGTCACCGGAACGGGCGGGCGGGCACAGGTGGTGCCCGAAGACCTGTCGCATGCGCAGATCAACGCCGAACTCGGCCTGCCCGGCGCCTACACCTCAGCGGTGGACGCCTTCATCGCCTCGGTCGACCGGCGGACGCGCTGA
- a CDS encoding CatB-related O-acetyltransferase, which produces MSMILTVTPELSPALESHGLFIAPGVVLSLPFRHETPVRLWPAVGLYGVSVGAYSYVSPQVQLHQLRIGRYCSIGDNLNLLSQHPTAWLTAHPFSHQHIFPEPYRNEAIDPFPQLEPTVIGNDVWIGSKVSLKSGVTIGDGALIGAGAVVTKDVPPFAIVGGVPARVIRRRFPDALIERIQACPWWDWDLRKLPLDWRHPEAAQATLEAAVAEGRVSKWEPGWRQLEFGTPVEEGQSAPLVFRHLPATPG; this is translated from the coding sequence ATGTCCATGATCCTGACCGTCACCCCCGAACTTTCCCCGGCGCTCGAATCGCACGGCCTGTTCATCGCGCCCGGCGTGGTGCTGTCACTGCCTTTCCGGCACGAGACACCGGTGCGTCTCTGGCCGGCGGTCGGCCTGTATGGGGTGTCGGTGGGCGCCTATTCCTATGTCTCGCCCCAGGTCCAGCTGCATCAGCTGCGGATAGGGCGCTACTGCTCGATAGGCGACAACCTGAACCTGCTGAGCCAGCATCCGACGGCGTGGCTCACGGCGCATCCGTTCTCGCATCAGCACATCTTTCCGGAGCCGTACCGCAACGAGGCCATCGACCCGTTTCCGCAGCTGGAGCCCACGGTGATCGGCAACGACGTATGGATCGGCTCCAAGGTGAGCCTCAAGAGCGGCGTGACCATCGGCGACGGCGCGCTCATCGGCGCGGGTGCGGTGGTCACGAAAGACGTGCCGCCGTTCGCCATCGTGGGCGGCGTACCTGCGCGAGTGATCCGGCGGCGATTTCCCGATGCGCTCATCGAACGCATCCAGGCCTGCCCCTGGTGGGATTGGGACCTGCGCAAGCTGCCGCTCGACTGGCGGCATCCGGAGGCCGCCCAGGCAACGCTGGAGGCAGCGGTGGCCGAAGGTCGCGTCTCGAAGTGGGAGCCCGGCTGGCGCCAGCTCGAATTCGGCACGCCTGTCGAAGAAGGGCAGAGCGCGCCGCTGGTCTTCCGGCACCTGCCTGCGACGCCTGGCTGA
- a CDS encoding DUF192 domain-containing protein, producing MFQRLAALLLVSASFMMSAHAQQQPQTDLPRTQLSVGLYKIDTQIAQTPLQREIGLMFRKEMPQAEGMIFVFEQPATQCFWMRNTILPLTAAFVADDGRIVNLVDMQPMTENSHCSLEPVRYVLEMNQGWFAKKNIKKGAKLGGELFTATKR from the coding sequence ATGTTCCAGCGTCTAGCCGCCCTGCTCCTCGTGTCCGCGTCCTTCATGATGTCGGCGCATGCCCAGCAGCAACCCCAGACCGATCTGCCGCGCACGCAGCTGTCGGTCGGCCTCTACAAGATCGATACGCAGATCGCGCAGACCCCTTTGCAACGCGAGATCGGTCTCATGTTCCGCAAGGAAATGCCCCAGGCTGAAGGCATGATCTTCGTGTTCGAGCAGCCCGCCACGCAATGCTTCTGGATGCGCAACACGATCCTGCCGTTGACCGCCGCCTTCGTGGCCGATGACGGCCGCATCGTCAATCTGGTCGACATGCAGCCCATGACCGAGAACTCGCACTGCTCGCTCGAGCCCGTGCGTTACGTGCTCGAGATGAATCAGGGCTGGTTCGCCAAGAAGAACATCAAGAAGGGCGCGAAGCTCGGCGGCGAGCTGTTCACAGCCACCAAGCGCTGA
- the icd gene encoding NADP-dependent isocitrate dehydrogenase yields the protein MSSYQHINVPTEGQKITVNADNTLNVPDQPIIPFIEGDGTGLDITPVMLKVVDAAVAKAYGGKKKIHWMEVYAGEKSTKVYGPDVWLPEETLQAVRDYVISIKGPLTTPVGGGIRSLNVALRQELDLYVCLRPIRYFDGVPSPVREPHKTNMVIFRENSEDIYAGIEFEAESDKAKKLIKFLQDEMGVKKIRFPDTSGIGVKPVSIEGTERLVRKALQYAIDNDKSSVTIVHKGNIMKFTEGGFRDWAYNLAAKEFGAELVDGGPWMKFKNPRTGKDITVKDSIADAFLQQILLRPAEYSVIATLNLNGDYVSDALAAQVGGIGIAPGANLSDTVAMFEATHGTAPKYAGKDYVNPGSEILSAEMMLRHMGWTEAADLIISSMEKSIASKKVTYDFARLMDGATQVSCSGFGQVMIDNM from the coding sequence ATGTCCAGCTATCAGCACATCAACGTCCCGACCGAAGGTCAGAAGATCACGGTCAACGCTGACAACACCCTCAATGTGCCTGACCAACCGATCATTCCTTTCATCGAAGGCGACGGGACCGGACTGGACATCACGCCGGTGATGCTGAAAGTGGTGGACGCCGCAGTGGCCAAGGCCTACGGCGGCAAGAAGAAGATTCACTGGATGGAGGTCTATGCAGGGGAGAAGTCGACCAAGGTCTACGGCCCCGACGTCTGGCTTCCCGAAGAAACGCTGCAGGCCGTGCGCGACTACGTGATCTCCATCAAAGGCCCGCTCACCACGCCCGTCGGCGGTGGCATCCGCTCGCTGAACGTCGCGCTGCGCCAGGAACTGGACCTCTACGTTTGCCTGCGTCCCATCCGGTACTTCGATGGCGTGCCCAGCCCGGTGCGCGAGCCGCACAAGACCAACATGGTGATCTTCCGCGAGAACTCGGAAGACATCTATGCAGGCATCGAGTTCGAAGCCGAAAGCGACAAGGCCAAGAAGCTCATCAAGTTCCTGCAGGACGAAATGGGCGTCAAGAAGATCCGTTTTCCGGACACCTCGGGCATCGGCGTCAAGCCCGTGTCGATCGAAGGCACCGAGCGCCTCGTGCGCAAGGCGCTGCAATACGCCATCGACAACGACAAGTCCAGCGTGACCATCGTCCACAAGGGCAACATCATGAAGTTCACCGAAGGTGGCTTCCGTGACTGGGCCTACAACCTGGCAGCCAAGGAGTTCGGCGCAGAGCTGGTCGACGGCGGGCCATGGATGAAGTTCAAGAACCCGAGGACGGGCAAGGACATCACCGTCAAGGACAGCATCGCCGACGCGTTCCTGCAGCAGATCCTTTTGCGCCCCGCGGAGTACAGCGTGATTGCCACGCTCAACCTCAACGGCGACTACGTGTCCGACGCATTGGCCGCGCAGGTCGGCGGCATCGGCATTGCGCCGGGCGCGAACCTGAGCGACACGGTCGCGATGTTCGAAGCCACCCACGGCACGGCGCCCAAGTACGCAGGCAAGGACTACGTGAACCCGGGCTCGGAGATCCTCTCGGCTGAAATGATGTTGCGCCACATGGGCTGGACCGAAGCCGCCGACCTGATCATCAGCTCGATGGAGAAGTCGATTGCCAGCAAGAAGGTCACCTATGACTTCGCGCGCCTCATGGATGGCGCCACTCAAGTGAGCTGCTCCGGTTTCGGCCAGGTGATGATCGACAACATGTAA
- a CDS encoding GNAT family N-acetyltransferase: MTTSNNAGAHGGIVRRLDASDAAAYRAVMLEAYAMHSSAFTSTVQEREGLPLRWWEERLGVTADAAEASVVYGAFDDTGVLVGAAGLSFGARQRERHKATLFGMTVAASARRSGFGRRLVLALLDHARARGGLRLVQLTVTEGNASAQKLYEDCGFRSFGLEPLAIDVDGELLGKVHMWCDLESPDSARPPVDRGDEGVHR; this comes from the coding sequence ATGACGACAAGCAACAACGCCGGGGCGCACGGCGGCATCGTCCGGCGCCTGGACGCGTCCGATGCGGCTGCCTACCGCGCGGTGATGCTCGAGGCCTACGCCATGCATTCCAGCGCATTCACTTCCACGGTTCAGGAGCGTGAGGGCCTGCCGCTGCGCTGGTGGGAAGAGCGCCTCGGCGTCACCGCTGATGCAGCGGAGGCCAGCGTGGTCTACGGTGCGTTCGACGACACCGGCGTGTTGGTCGGTGCGGCGGGGCTGTCCTTCGGCGCGCGCCAACGGGAGCGGCACAAGGCCACGCTGTTCGGCATGACGGTGGCCGCGTCGGCACGCCGCTCGGGCTTCGGCCGCCGGCTGGTGCTGGCATTGCTCGACCACGCGCGGGCGCGCGGCGGCCTGCGGCTGGTGCAGCTCACCGTCACCGAAGGCAACGCCTCGGCGCAAAAGCTTTATGAAGACTGCGGCTTTCGCAGCTTCGGCCTGGAGCCGTTGGCCATCGACGTCGATGGCGAATTGCTGGGCAAGGTCCACATGTGGTGCGACCTCGAGTCGCCCGATTCAGCGCGTCCGCCGGTCGACCGAGGCGATGAAGGCGTCCACCGCTGA
- the clpA gene encoding ATP-dependent Clp protease ATP-binding subunit ClpA: MIAQELEVSLHMAFVEARQQRHEFITVEHLLLALLDNPSAAEVLRACSANVDDLRASLTNFIKDNTPQVAGTDDVDTQPTLGFQRVIQRAIMHVQSTGNGKKEVTGANVLVAIFGEKDSHAVYYLHQQGVTRLDVVNFIAHGIKKSDPPEAVKGAGEAPSNEGEEGGGERNEKASPLEQFTQNLNQLAKDGKIDPLIGREYEVERVIQILCRRRKNNPLLVGEAGVGKTAIAEGLAWRITQGDVPEILAESNVFSLDMGALLAGTKYRGDFEQRLKGVLKSLKDKPNAILFIDEIHTLIGAGAASGGTLDASNLLKPALSSGQLKCIGATTFTEYRGIFEKDAALSRRFQKVDVVEPSVQETVDILKGLKSRFEEHHGVKYAVAALQAAAELSAKYINDRHLPDKAIDVIDEAGAAQRILPPSKRKKTISKTEVEEIVAKIARIPPANVSNDDRSKLQTIERDLKSVVFGQDKALEVLASAVKMARSGLGKGDKPIGSFLFSGPTGVGKTEAAKQLAYIMGIELIRFDMSEYMERHAVSRLIGAPPGYVGFDQGGLLTEAVTKKPHAVLLLDEIEKAHPDIFNVLLQVMDHGTLTDNNGRKADFRNVIIIMTTNAGAETMNKATIGFTNPRQAGDEMGDIKRLFSPEFRNRLDAIVNFKALDENIILRVVDKFLLQLETQLSEKKVEVTFSDKLRKHLAKKGFDPLMGARPMQRLIQDTIRRALADELLFGRLTDGGRLEVDLDDKDEVLLDIQPLPKKEGKSKPEAEETAAG; this comes from the coding sequence ATGATTGCCCAGGAACTGGAAGTCAGCTTGCACATGGCCTTCGTCGAGGCCCGGCAGCAGCGCCACGAGTTCATCACCGTGGAGCATCTGTTGCTCGCTTTGCTGGACAACCCGAGCGCCGCGGAAGTTCTGCGCGCCTGCTCGGCCAACGTCGACGACCTGCGGGCGTCGCTCACCAACTTCATCAAGGACAACACGCCCCAGGTGGCGGGTACCGACGATGTCGACACCCAGCCGACCCTGGGTTTCCAGCGCGTGATCCAGCGCGCCATCATGCATGTGCAGTCCACCGGCAACGGCAAGAAGGAAGTCACCGGCGCCAACGTGCTGGTCGCGATCTTCGGTGAGAAGGACTCGCACGCCGTCTACTACCTCCACCAGCAGGGCGTGACCCGCCTCGACGTGGTGAACTTCATTGCCCACGGCATCAAGAAGAGCGATCCGCCGGAAGCCGTCAAGGGCGCGGGCGAAGCACCGTCGAACGAAGGCGAAGAGGGCGGCGGCGAACGCAACGAGAAGGCATCGCCGCTCGAGCAGTTCACCCAGAACCTCAACCAGCTCGCCAAGGACGGCAAGATCGATCCGCTGATCGGCCGCGAATACGAGGTCGAGCGCGTCATCCAGATCCTGTGCCGCCGGCGCAAGAACAACCCGCTGTTGGTCGGCGAGGCCGGCGTGGGCAAGACCGCCATCGCCGAAGGCCTCGCATGGCGCATCACGCAGGGCGACGTGCCGGAGATCCTGGCCGAGTCGAACGTGTTCTCGCTCGACATGGGCGCGCTGCTGGCCGGCACCAAGTACCGCGGCGACTTCGAACAGCGCCTGAAGGGCGTGCTCAAGTCGCTCAAGGACAAGCCGAACGCCATCCTGTTCATCGACGAGATCCACACGCTGATCGGTGCGGGCGCTGCCTCGGGCGGCACGCTCGATGCGTCGAACCTGCTCAAGCCGGCGCTCTCGAGCGGCCAGCTCAAGTGCATCGGCGCGACCACCTTCACCGAATACCGCGGCATCTTCGAAAAAGACGCGGCCCTCTCGCGTCGCTTCCAGAAGGTCGACGTGGTCGAGCCGTCGGTGCAGGAAACCGTCGACATCCTGAAGGGCCTGAAGTCGCGCTTCGAGGAACACCACGGCGTGAAGTACGCGGTGGCGGCCCTGCAAGCCGCGGCCGAGCTCAGCGCCAAGTACATCAATGACCGTCACCTGCCCGACAAGGCGATCGACGTCATCGACGAAGCCGGCGCCGCCCAGCGCATCCTGCCGCCGAGCAAGCGCAAGAAGACCATCAGCAAGACCGAAGTCGAGGAAATCGTGGCGAAGATCGCGCGCATTCCCCCGGCCAACGTCAGCAACGACGACCGCAGCAAGCTGCAGACCATCGAGCGCGACCTCAAGAGCGTGGTGTTCGGCCAGGACAAGGCGCTCGAAGTGCTCGCCTCGGCGGTCAAGATGGCGCGTTCGGGTCTTGGCAAGGGCGACAAGCCGATCGGTTCGTTCCTGTTCTCCGGCCCCACGGGCGTCGGCAAGACCGAAGCCGCGAAGCAGCTCGCCTACATCATGGGCATCGAGCTGATCCGCTTCGACATGTCGGAGTACATGGAGCGTCACGCGGTGAGCCGCCTGATCGGCGCGCCTCCGGGCTATGTCGGTTTCGACCAAGGCGGCCTGCTGACCGAGGCCGTCACGAAGAAGCCGCACGCGGTGCTGCTGCTCGACGAAATCGAGAAGGCGCACCCGGACATCTTCAACGTGCTGCTGCAGGTCATGGACCACGGCACGCTGACGGACAACAACGGACGCAAGGCCGACTTCCGCAACGTCATCATCATCATGACGACGAACGCGGGTGCCGAGACCATGAACAAGGCGACCATCGGCTTCACCAACCCGCGCCAGGCGGGCGACGAAATGGGCGACATCAAGCGCCTGTTCTCGCCTGAATTCCGCAACCGGCTGGACGCCATCGTCAACTTCAAGGCGCTGGACGAGAACATCATCCTGCGCGTGGTCGACAAATTCCTGCTGCAGCTGGAGACCCAGCTCAGCGAGAAGAAGGTGGAAGTCACGTTCAGCGACAAGCTGCGCAAGCACCTGGCGAAGAAGGGCTTCGATCCGCTGATGGGCGCTCGTCCGATGCAGCGCCTGATCCAGGACACGATCCGTCGTGCACTGGCGGACGAGCTGCTGTTCGGTCGCCTGACCGACGGCGGTCGCCTCGAAGTCGACCTCGACGACAAGGACGAAGTGCTGCTCGACATCCAGCCTCTTCCGAAGAAGGAAGGCAAGTCGAAGCCCGAAGCCGAGGAAACTGCCGCAGGCTGA
- the sbcB gene encoding exodeoxyribonuclease I, whose amino-acid sequence MNHTFLWHDYETFGAVPRRDRPSQFAAIRTDAELNEVGEPLMIYCKPAPDYLPSPEACLITGITPQVCLERGIPEHEFAAHIEQAFSQPGTIGVGYNTIRFDDEVTRFLFWRNLIDPYAREWQNDCGRWDLLDVVRLTYALRPDGIQWPKKEDGKPSFKLEDLARANGLLHESAHDALSDVRATIALARLIRDKQPKLFDFAFGLHKKDRVAVELGLPAMRETAKPFLHVSGMFPVERGCLAVMWPLASHPTNKNELLAWDLAHDPSELRDIDADTLRLRLFTRTADLPEGVTRIPVKGIHLNKSPMVVGNLRTLAPAMAERWGVDLDTAMRHAAIARDLPDMSAIWSKVYARPKEETPDVDEDLYGGFVGNADRRRLNQLRGLSPEELAKDRTGFDDGRLDEILFRYRARNWPELLSEEENERWEALRVARLFKGEGGARTIEALFSEVDALSENADERGEEILGALYEYAEAIAPEA is encoded by the coding sequence ATGAACCACACCTTTCTCTGGCACGACTACGAAACCTTCGGCGCGGTGCCGCGCCGCGACCGCCCCTCGCAGTTCGCGGCCATCCGCACCGATGCCGAGCTCAACGAAGTCGGCGAGCCGCTGATGATCTATTGCAAGCCCGCGCCGGACTACCTGCCCAGCCCCGAGGCCTGCCTGATCACCGGCATCACGCCGCAGGTGTGCCTGGAGCGCGGCATTCCCGAGCATGAATTCGCCGCGCACATCGAGCAGGCGTTCTCGCAGCCCGGCACCATCGGCGTCGGCTACAACACCATCCGCTTCGACGACGAAGTCACGCGCTTCCTGTTCTGGCGCAACCTGATCGACCCCTACGCGCGCGAATGGCAGAACGACTGCGGGCGCTGGGACCTGCTCGACGTGGTGCGCCTGACCTACGCCCTGCGCCCCGACGGCATCCAGTGGCCGAAGAAGGAGGACGGCAAGCCCAGCTTCAAGCTCGAAGACCTGGCCCGCGCCAACGGCCTGCTGCACGAGTCGGCGCACGACGCGCTCTCCGACGTGCGCGCCACCATCGCGCTGGCCCGCCTGATCCGCGACAAGCAGCCCAAGCTGTTCGACTTCGCCTTCGGCCTGCACAAGAAAGATCGCGTGGCCGTCGAACTGGGCCTGCCCGCCATGCGCGAGACCGCCAAGCCCTTCCTGCACGTCTCTGGCATGTTCCCGGTCGAGCGCGGCTGCCTGGCCGTGATGTGGCCGCTGGCCAGCCATCCCACCAACAAGAACGAGCTGCTGGCCTGGGACCTGGCCCATGACCCGAGCGAGCTGCGCGACATCGACGCCGACACGCTGCGCCTGCGCCTCTTTACCCGCACGGCCGACCTGCCCGAGGGCGTGACGCGCATTCCCGTCAAGGGCATCCATCTGAACAAGTCGCCGATGGTGGTTGGCAACCTGCGCACGCTGGCGCCTGCCATGGCCGAGCGCTGGGGCGTCGACCTCGACACCGCCATGCGCCACGCCGCCATTGCGCGCGACCTGCCCGACATGAGCGCGATCTGGTCGAAGGTCTACGCTCGCCCGAAGGAAGAAACGCCCGACGTCGACGAAGACCTCTACGGCGGCTTCGTCGGCAATGCCGACCGCCGCCGCCTCAACCAGCTGCGCGGCCTGTCGCCCGAGGAGTTGGCCAAGGACCGCACCGGTTTCGATGACGGTCGGCTCGACGAGATCCTGTTCCGCTACCGCGCGCGCAACTGGCCCGAGCTGCTGAGCGAGGAAGAGAACGAACGCTGGGAAGCGCTGCGCGTGGCCCGGCTGTTCAAGGGCGAGGGCGGCGCACGCACCATCGAGGCCCTCTTCAGCGAGGTCGACGCGCTGTCCGAGAACGCGGACGAGCGCGGCGAAGAGATCCTCGGCGCCCTCTACGAGTACGCCGAGGCCATCGCGCCGGAAGCCTGA